The genomic interval CTTGAAGGTAAAATAGCGGCTTTATCTGAAGAATTGTCAATAGAAAAGGTTCGGATTCTAAGGATTAGTGCAGACTTTGACAATTTTCGGAAGAGGACAGAGAGAGATCGCCTTTCACTGGTCACAAATGCTCAGGGTGAAGTTGTGGAAAGTTTATTGCCTGTATTGGATAATTTTGAGAGAGCAAAAACCCAGATTAAGGTGGAGACAGAGGGAGAGGAGAAAGTAAACAACAGCTATCAGAGCATATATAAGCAATTCAATGAAATTCTAACTTCACTTGGAGTTGAACCAGTGGAGACAATTGGAACACCCTTTGATCCATTGGTAAGCTAATCTGCATTCAGCAATTTCAATGTGTAGACTTGTAGTTAAATTCAAGTTTATCtaattttcaagaaaaataatcTTATCATTATAGAGGGGATAACgttttatgtaaaaatgaaactgataaatttaaattttctattaTAAAGGCTAGAATGCACCAAACTTTTATAATTGTCAATTTTTGTTAGTTGCACTATGCCCTTAATTTTTGTTCAACTTCTGTAATATAATGTATATTGTATTTGGATTATTACCATATATATCTTAGATTTTTTGTCTCTTCCCtgaaaaatatcttatttttgtttaagaaaatatGTTTTGTATGGTTACAGTCTTCCATTACATTTTTTATGGCATAATGCTGTCATCTATGATTGATGCAGGCACGCAAACCTGTTGGCTCGAAATTCAATCATGTCCTTGATGAACTTTTTCAAACACTTCATCAAGCTTGTTCAGGTTTCCTGAAGACCTTGACACGCTTTTAACCCAAAGCAATTCTTGATTGTTTCGAGCCAACTTGGTGAGTGTAAAACTGCATCACAAAAAGTATCAAGGGAAAGAAGGTTTTAGCGAAATGTGTTGAGAATCTCATCTCAAACTCAAGATATAATGTTAGTAAATAGAGAATTACTTCCCGCTGGTTGGTTGTAAGATACTTTGATTCAAACATTTTGCGTCAGCTACGGCCTTGAATAAAACACTAGGACACATGGTTCTGTTAtctagaaattttattttgttgtttctgAAGTATTGGACTTCCGGGTCATAAGAACAAGTTTTTCTGATAAATTATATTTTCGTTTTACTTGTAAAAGCTCCATGAAGCGATTATGCGTGAGGATTCTGCTGAATTTGAGGATGGGATCATAATTCAAGAATTCAGAAAGGGTTTTAAACTTGGTGACCGTCTCTTGCGTCCATCAATGGTGAAGGTATCAGCTGGTCCTGGACCTGCAAAGCCTGAACAAGAAGCACCGCAAGAAGATAAAGTTAACACTGAAATCTCGGAGGACAGTAAAGAGATCGAGGGTGGGACAGAAGCAGATTCTGCTTGAGAGGTCAAAACTTTTGCCTGATTTCAGTTTTGAAATAGTAGATCAATTTTAATCTCCAGGAACATTATGTTGGCTGTAAGAGTTGCCCCAGAAAGTATTCCACTCAAGTTTCCCTTGAAAGAAAGTTAGTATTGTgagattttgaattatattttgaatttttatgtcTTTACATGTCTTTCGTAGAGATGACTAAATTTTCAGAAGTAACATTTTCCTGAAAGGAAAATTAAGTTGCAAATGTTGAAGTGCAGGAATCAGATTATTAATTCTTTGGTTTGGCAATGCAATGCAGCAATTATTTTGGTTCTTTTACAGCCTCAATAAACAAAGTCTTAGATAATGCatgaacttaaaaaaataagtgttgAAGGGAAGATATTTATGTACCTGATTTTTTTTAGATATAAAGGGAACAAATCCAAGTATCATTCTTAGTTCTTACACCATTCAGAATCCGTATTGTGCCAATCTTTGAAAGTGTTAGAGAATATGAATAGAGCTTCCGTAAGGAAAATGCTACCTTTTTACTGGATAATGGTGTCTTCGTTTGGCAATTGCTTTCTTTATCAGATGCTTTTGAATCTGCACCCAATTAGTTTCTGAAATTTCAACATTGTCCTTTATTCTGGTATTGAAAAATACACGAAAAAGAAAATTTGGAATAGATTTTTTGTGTTCCAAAAATTAAAGTAGAATTCTGATAAACAAaatctgaaaatatattttaaaaaataaaaattcgaAAATGTATTCTGGAAATGTATTAtgaaaattcaaatctgaaaaaacatctaaatttataaatgtatttaaaagcATTTTAGTTATTTCACATAACATTGGGTGCATGCTAAAAAACAGTGGGTGCAGGCTAAAAGAATTGGGTGTAAGAAGCTAAAATAACATTGGGTGTAAGAAGCAATTGCCTTTTGTTTCTATATATAATACATCAAAGCAATTGCTTCTTGCATCCAATCAATTTTGATTTCCTTCTTGCATCCAATCAATTTTGATTTCCTTCTTGCATCCAATCAATTTTGATTGAAAGCCGATGAACTTTTTAAAATCTCATTGtatccttttctttttttattttgaaaaagcgTGTAGGGTGGGGTGCAGAGAAGCTTGATTTGTTTTTGGTGATGGTTTGAGCTGCAGAGGAGGAGGTTTTGGAGGGACCTTTTCAGGCTAAGGTCCGGTTGACATTGTTGTGAGGTAAGAATCCATTTAAACTGATTTTTCGCATTTCGTTCGAGCTGAGGTTGTTCTGGATATCGTTATCTGGAAGCCTAGTTATTACCTTACAGATACTGGTGTCTGGAAGCCAT from Phaseolus vulgaris cultivar G19833 chromosome 1, P. vulgaris v2.0, whole genome shotgun sequence carries:
- the LOC137813794 gene encoding uncharacterized protein isoform X1; translated protein: MATVFRTPTFRPTPPPPTAKSPKPSRIAVASLSTTCWRKPSLLYSLRFPTVPSLRFVRFVPFAFDGDTEAPQVQEPEVQVLDPLDGAVDVKDNASDNEGSDADEASASPFVLLLQSYKEALASNDEVKITELESSLKSIEDEQKDLEGKIAALSEELSIEKVRILRISADFDNFRKRTERDRLSLVTNAQGEVVESLLPVLDNFERAKTQIKVETEGEEKVNNSYQSIYKQFNEILTSLGVEPVETIGTPFDPLLHEAIMREDSAEFEDGIIIQEFRKGFKLGDRLLRPSMVKVSAGPGPAKPEQEAPQEDKVNTEISEDSKEIEGGTEADSA
- the LOC137813794 gene encoding uncharacterized protein isoform X2 — encoded protein: MATVFRTPTFRPTPPPPTAKSPKPSRIAVASLSTTCWRKPSLLYSLRFPTVPSLRFVRFVPFAFDGDTEAPQVQEPEVQVLDPLDGAVDVKDNASDNEGSDADEASASPFVLLLQSYKEALASNDEVKITELESSLKSIEDEQKDLEGKIAALSEELSIEKVRILRISADFDNFRKRTERDRLSLVTNAQGEVVESLLPVLDNFERAKTQIKVETEGEEKVNNSYQSIYKQFNEILTSLGVEPVETIGTPFDPLARKPVGSKFNHVLDELFQTLHQACSGFLKTLTRF